The DNA window AGAACCATGCTCACTCCGCAGGCTCCGCTCGAGAACCATGCTCAGTCCGCAGGCTCCGCTCGAGAACCATGCTCAGTCCGCAGGCTCCGCTCGAGAACCATGCTCAGTCCGCAGGCTCCGCTCGAGAACCATGCTCAGTCCGCAGGCTCCGCTCGAGAACCTCGGTCACTCCGCAGGCTCAGGGGTGCTCGACCGGCCAGGCGAGATGGGTAAGCCTGCGCCGGCCACGGAGTTGAACCCGATCGCCCAGCTCCCAATGCTCCTGCTCTTCGTCGCTGGCGAAGTACAGAGCGGAGGTCGACGCCAACACACGGCCCGGACGCAGCTTCGACAATTCCGTCAATCGCGATGCTTCGTTGACCGGATCGCCGATGACCGTGTACTCGAACCGCTCCTTTGCGCCGATGTTTCCGGCGACCGCGAGGCCGGCGGACACGCCGATGCCGATGTCGAGCCCGGTGATGTCGTCGAGAGCGAACCGCAGGTCACGGGCTGCGGCGAGCGCGGCGGTCGGTGCATCGGGGCGATCGAGGGGTGCACCGAAGATGGCGAGAGCAGCGTCGCCCATGAATTTGTTGACGAAACCGTGGTGCTTGTCGATGACATCGACGACCACTCGGAAGAACTCGTTGAGAAGGACGACGACCTCTCCCGGCGGACGCTCGGACGCCGTCGCGGTCGAACCGACCATGTCGACGAACAGCACCGCGACGAAGCGAGTTTCGCCACCCAATTCGGTACCGAATTGCAATGCGCGGCGCGCCACGTCCTCGCCCACATGCTGGCCGAATAGCTCGCGCAGAACCCGTCGCTCGGCGGATTCCTCCATCATGCGGTTGAAGCCGACCTGTAGTCGACCGATCTCGCTGCCGTCGAAGACGTCGACCTCGACGTCGTTGTCGCCGCGCTGGACACGTTCGATGGCGCGACGCAGCTGGCGGATCGGATCGGAGATCTGGCTCGCGGTGAGCATCGACAGAATGAAGGCCTGCCCGATCGCCAGAACACTGAGCAGGATGATCGCGATGGCGAGCGAATCGGTGGAGAAGACCAGATCGGTCGTCAGCTGTGTCGCACACAGCAAAATGATCCCGATGACGGGCATCAGCGTGCCCAAGCCCCAGGTCATTGCCATTCTGGTGCCGACTCCCGGCGTCATGGTCCGGTCGAAGCGACCTTCGCTCAGAGCCATGGCAGCCACGGGACGCAGGATCCGCTCACCGAGCATGTAGGTGAAGCCGAACGTCACTGTCGCGGCCATGACAACGGTGACGATGACGGCGATCGCCAGCGACGGCATGTCGGTCACGGTGAGCACGACGAACAGGACACCGCCGATCATCCACAGGACGAGGTGCACGATGGCCTGACGCAGCGGCGCATGCAGCGTCGTCATCTGTTCCCGACGAGTCGGGGGACCGCCGCGCAGTTGCCAGCGGATGACCGATCGAAGCATCCGGGCCGCGTAGTAGAGACTGACGGCGCCTGCGAAGACTAGGTAGGCGCCGAAGATGTAGACGTTGCGAACCCGATCCGCGACGATCGACTGCGATTCCTCGATGGGAAGTCCGTAACGCACGAACGCGAACACGAGCACCGCACCGAAGAGATTCGACAGCAGCATGGAGAGCATATAGAGCGGCCAGCGACTCTTCAGAGTGAGCGAGACCGCTCTCAAAGATGCCAGCACAGGTTAAATTTACCGGGTGACCGAACGCGAGCCGCAGGCAGAAGCGTCAAACGCACTTTCGGGGGCATTCGAGGGGCGTTCGTCGGCCGCTGATTCGGTGCATCCGCTCGTCCGGGTGGGCGCCGAGTGGACGTGGCGGCTACTCGTCATCTTCGCTGGAATCATCACGTTCTGCTACATGGTCGCGCGGCTCGACATCGTCATCATCCCCCTCGGCCTCGCATTGTTGGCGTCGGCGATGTTGGTACCGATCGTCGACTGGATGCAGCGCCGCGGAGTGCCACGGGCGGCTGGGGTCGTCATCGCCATCATCGCGAGCATCGGCGTCGTCGCGGGCATCATGACGTTCGTCGTCGAACAGTTCATCGAGGGCCTGCCTGCGCTCGGAGATCAATTCACGACGTCGATCAAGAGCGTTCAGGAATGGATGGCGGACGGTCCGCTGCACATCAGCCAGGATCAAATCGACCAGGCGAGCGAGAACCTCGTCAAAGTCATTCAGGACAACCAGGCCGCAGTCACGTCCGGAGCGTTGACGACGGCGACCGTCATCGGTGAAATCTTCACCGGAGCCGCCCTGACCCTGTTCATTCTGATCTTCTTTCTGTACGGCGGAGATCAAATCTGGGAGTTCGTCACCAGGCTTGCGCCGACGGCTGCACGACGCAGAATTCGGTTGGCAGGCAGTCAAGGTTTCGGTTCGCTCGTCGGATACGTCCGCGCGACTGTTGCGGTCGCGGCGGCCGACGCCATCGGAATCGGAGCCGGCCTGGCCATTCTCGGCGTGCCGTTGGCGCTGCCGTTGGCGTCGCTGGTGTTCATCGGCGCGTTCATCCCGATCATCGGTGCATTCCTGACCGGATTCGTGGCGGTCTTCATCGCTCTGGTGACCAAGGGGTTGCTCACCGCGCTCATCACGCTCGGGATCGTGGTCGCAGTCATGCAGCTGGAGGGGCATGTGCTGCAACCACTTCTGCTCGGTCGTGCGGTTCGGTTGCATCCGTTGGCTGTGGTTCTGGCGATCACCGTAGGAATTCTGTTGGCAGGCATCGTCGGCGGACTGCTTGCCGTTCCTATCGTTGCGGTGCTCAACACTGCGATTCGCTCGCTGCTCGCCGAGGATCCGGACGAGGTATACGAGCAACTGGAGGAGAACGACCCCTCGAAACCGCTGTTCCCGGCGACCGCAGACAGCCCGCATGCGCGCAACCGTGAACTCGACCCGGGGTCGCTGAAGAAGCCGGACGATGACTGACGCTGTCACTCCGCTGTGGCGGGCGTCGCAGGCTCTGCGGCTCGTTACGCTGCTGTATGCCGTCAGCTATCAGATCGCGTCCATGGGGTACTACAGCAACGTCCGGCTGAGTTGGTTCTTCGTCTCCTTGATGGCCGTCTGGACGGGATTGTCAGCTGTGCTGCTCTCCCGCGCGAGCGTGCCGCGGTGGAAGGTCGTGCTGGCCGACCAGTTCGTCGTGATCGGCTTGATGGCGTCGACTCGCCTGGTCTCGGACTACGACTGGTACAGCAACCACCAGACACTCCCCACGACACTGTGGTCCACCAACGCGGTGATCTCGGCGGCAATCCTGTTCGGACCCAAGGGGGGAATCGCGTCGGGCATCCTTCTGTCCGCCGTGAGCGCGGTGGTACGGGACCAGATCGATCTCGATCTGTGGACAGACGCGACCGCGCCGGTCCTGGTGTCGGTCGGTCTCGCTCTCGGCCTGGCCAGCAACACCGCACGGCGTGCACACGCCGAACTCGAACGCGCCGTGCGGCTGGCTGCGATCACCGAGGAGCGAGAGCGGCTCGCCCGTCAGGTTCACGACGGTGTTCTGCAGGTGCTCGCGTTGGTTCGTCGGCGCGGTTCTGAAATAGGCGGGGCAGCAGGGGAATTAGCTGAACTTGCCGGTGAGCAGGAAGTAGCTCTGCGGATGCTCATCTCCGAACAGGGCGAGGCGAACCGAGTCGACGCGACCCAAGCGGAAGTCGACCTGCGTTCATTGCTGCGTCCCCGGGGGAGCACCACCGTCTCGGTGTCTGCCCCTCCGGACCCCGTACTGGTCGACAGAGTTGTTGCAGAGGAGCTTTCGGCGGTGGTCGCGACTGCCTTGTCCAACGTCGCGCTGCACGCGGGCGACGGTGCCCGCGCCTACGTTCTGCTCGAAGACGTGGACGGTGAGATCATCGTCAGTATCCGCGACGACGGTTTCGGTATCGCACCGGGACGCCTGGCTGCGGCCGAAGCGGAAGGCCGTATGGGAGTGTCGAAGTCGATCCTCGGTCGGGTCGAGGCCATCGGCGGGACGGCAGTGCTCGACACGGCCGTCGGTGCCGGAACAGAGTGGGAAATTCGGGTACCGAAGGGATCGCGAAGTGACTGACAAGCAGATATCGATCATGGTCGTCGACGACCATCCGATGTGGCGTGACGGAGTCGCCCGTGACCTCGAGGCGGCCGGATTTCACGTCGTGGCGACAGCGGACAGTGTCGGGGCGGCGGGGCGGCGTGCCACCGCGACGAAGCCCGACGTCGTACTCATGGACATGCATCTGCCCGACGGCAACGGCGCGGACGCGACCACGGAGGTGCTCGCAGGCTCGAAGGACAGTCGCATCCTGGTGTTGTCCGCCTCGGCCGAACGCGAGGACGTGCTCGATGCGATCAAGGCAGGTGCCACCGGGTACCTGGTCAAGAGCGCGTCTGCGGAAGAGTTGTATGAGGCAGTTCGCTCTACTGCAGCAGGTCAGGCCGTGTTCACCCCAGGTCTTGCAGGGCTTGTGCTCGGCGAGTACCGGCGAATCTCCTCCGCACCTGCCGTCGACGAGTCGATCGCTCGTCCTACTCTGACCGATCGGGAGACCGAGGTCCTACGGCTGGTCGCAAAGGGGTTGAGCTCCAAGCAGATCGCAACGAAGCTGACTCTGAGTCACCGAACCGTCGAAAACCACGTGCAGGCGACGCTACGGAAGCTCCAACTGGCGAATCGGGTCGAATTGACGCGCTATGCCATCGAACAGGGGTTGTGAACTTCGGTTTGCGAGGTCAGCGGTCGGGGCACTCTCCAACTCATGACCGACACCGACAAGCCCGTCGACACGACCGTCGATCCCACCGAGAAGACTCGCGGAACCGACGCCGATACGGCCCAGAGCTCGGACGAGCTCCGCGAAGCGATCGCTGAATTCGACAGCCATCTGGACGGCGCAGGCGACTCTCAGTCGTTGCCGACGCCTGACCCCGAGGACGTCGGCGGCGACCCGTCCGACCCGAAGACGATCACGCGCTCGGAGTAATCCAGCATCGGAGTAATTCAGCGCCGGACCAACCGCATCAGCGCGAGTTTGGCGACTGGCAGGTAAGGGATGATGAGGGCGGGCGAACCGCAGATTCTCAGCCAGGTCCGTGACCCATCCGTCCTCGACGCCACGCCGTGCGTCAACGTCAGCCCGACACGTCGGTGCTTCCACCACGCGCTCCATGTCCACATCCACTCGGACTCGTCGACGTCGAGTATTTCGAAGTCGACGTGAATCCACAGTGGGCCCTCGACGCGGCCGAACGTTCCGGCGGTGATTCGCTCCTCGGAGTAGTCGACGCCGACGATCTGCGTTGCCCACGATGACCACTGTCGTGGGTCCATGTACTTCTCCCAGACGGCTCCCGCAGGTGCGGATCCCACCGCGTCGATTGTGAACTCCATGAGTGTGTTTACCCGACGAGTGGCCGAAAAAAACGCAGAATGCGGTCATTTTCCCGGCTCGAGGGTCGTGAACGGTCACAGAGGCAACCCGATCGACACCGACAACGTCGACACTGTTCGCTTCCTCGTCGCTGGGTGGTAACGCCGCGGCGTCACACTCGCTGCAATGCGCATCGTGCAACTTGCGAACTTCTACGGTCCGCGCTCGGGTGGGTTGCGGACCGCGATCGATCAATTGGGCGCGGGATACACAGCACGCGGCCACGAGGTGACCCTCGTCGTACCGGGTGCGGTCGCGTCCGAGGAGGTATTGCCTTCCGGGGTTCTGCGGATCACCAGGCCTGCGAGGAAGATTCCGTTCACCGGTGGGTACCGTGCGGTAGATCCACGTACCACCGCCGACATCACCGCGGCTCTTCGTCCCGATGTAATCGAGGTATCGGATCGACTGACGCTTCGTGGCATGGGTGCCTGGGCGTCACGCCGAGGGGTGCACAGCGTCATGATCTCGCACGAACGGCTCGATCGATTGCTCGGGCAAGTGTTCCCACACGCGGTCGCTCGGGCGTTCGCCGACGTCGCAAACCGACGGACGGCCGACTCCTACGACACGGTCGTCTGCACTACTGCATTCGCTCGGCGTGAGTTCGAGCGCATCGGCGCCCGCAACGTTTCCGAAGTCCCCCTCGGTGTCGATCTCGATATTTTTCATCCGACGCGTCGTATCGATAATTCGAGAAACGGCGGGTCGAGTGTCGACGGCTTTCGCTCGCCCTGGCACGGTGACGCCGAACGACTGCTCGTGCATTGTGGTCGCCTGTCGGTGGAGAAGCGTGTCGATCGCAGCATCGATTCGGTTGCAGCATTGGTTGATTCAGGGATCGATGTGCGGCTCGTGATCGCGGGAGATGGGCCGAGGCGATCCGGATTGGAACGCCGAGCACGCGGACTGCCGGTCGAATTTCTCGGATTCGTCCACGGACGCGAAGAGCTCGCGGCACTCCTGGCATCCGCGGACGCTGCCGTGGCTCCGGGTCCGCACGAGACCTTCGGACTTGCTGCATTGGAGTCGCTCGCTTCCGGGACGCCCGTGGTGGTGTCGAAATCGTCCGCGCTGGCCGACATCGTGACCTCCGAATGCGGCGGGCGTTTCGACGACACCGCAGGTGGATTGGCGTCGGAGCTGTCCCGGGTCTTCGAGCTCTCGAATGCCGCCGGCCGAACTGCCGCCCGCGCCCGTGCCGAGCAGTTCGGCTGGCCCGCGTCGGTCGACGGAATGCTCGAGGTCCTCGAACATGGCAACCACGCCCATGGCCCCCTATCCTTGGGGCATGGAGGCGAGGGATTTGCGGGTGTCTGACGCAGAGAAGGAACACGTGGGTCAGCTGCTGCAGCGTGCGGTGGGGCAGGGGATGCTGTCGCTCGGTGAGTTCACCGAGCGGATGGACACCGCTCTCGCGGCCAAGACTCGCGGTGAACTCAATTCCGTCCTCGCCGACCTTCCCGGAATGCAGATCGCCGAGCAGCATCGACCGCCGAGCTGGCAACCGTCCCCGCCTACTGCACAGCCACATGCAGCTCAGCCACATGCAGCGCAGTCGTACGGACCGCAGACTTACGCATCACAGTCTTACTCGCCGCATGGCTACACCTCGCGCCCTCACAGCACACAGTCGAGCACGAACGACATCGTCCGCGGCACGATGTCCACAGTCACACGCAAAGGCCCGTGGCACGTTCCACCGCAGCTCGGAATTCAGAGCAAGATGTCGACCGTTACCCTCGACTTCACTCAGGCCATCATGTCGAGTCAGGTGGTCGAGGTGACGGTCGACGACTACTGCAGCACCCTCTCTATCATCGTGCCGCAGGAGGCGACCGTCGATCTCAATGCCGTCGAGACGGTCGGTGGAAGTGCGAGCAACAAAGTTCGTACCGGTCCTCCCATCGGTCCACTGCACGTCGTCGTGCGGGGCAAGATTCGGTTCGGGTCCGTCACCGCCAAGCATCCGTTCGGCACGTCAATTCGGAGAATGCTCGGGCACTGAGGCCGCCTACGCGATGTGGATGCCCGAACGTATGCGGGCGGAAGTACTCGGGTCGAGGGGGTAGAACTACTCACGACTTCGGAGACGCGGACGGCAAGTATCGATGTATGACGACACCAGCGATAGATCCGCGATTGATTTCAGGCCTCGCGAGCCAGTTCGCGACGCTGAGCGAACAGATGCGTCGGGTATCGGGTGATCTTGGCGTTCTCCAGGCGCAGATCGTTGCGCCGGTACCGCGCCAGCCTGTGCAGCAGCATCCAGCGCCGCCATACCCCCAAGCTCACGCACAGCCCCCGTACCCACAACCCGCATACCCACAACCCACACACCCACAGCAGACCCACCCACAAGCCCAGCCCCAACAAGCCCAGCCTCAGCAACCCCCGACGCCTCCACGTGCGCCGGCAGTTCGGCCGAGGCCACACGCACCGTCGCGGCGGGCGACATCAACGAAGAAGTCCGAGCCGTGGTGGCAACGTGACGGGGTCATCAGCCGTGTTCTGGCCGTCGCAGGCGCAGGCGTCACCCTGATCGGTGTGGTCATGTTGCTCGTCCTCGCGGCACAAGCCGGATGGTTCGGCCCGGAACTTCGAGTCGGCGCGGGCGCGGTGTTCTCGATCGCGCTGGTGTACATCGGGTCTCGGATCTACGGCAAGTCAGGCGGCAGAATCGGGGGAATAGCGACTGCTGCGACTGGCATCGCGGGTCTCTACCTCGATGTCGTGGCGGTGACCGTCCTCTACGAATGGCTCGAACCGGTCATCGGATTGATCGCCGCCTTCGGAATCGCGGCGGCAGGCGTCGCACTTGCGGTGTCGTGGCGGTCGCAGCCGATGGCGGTACTGATTCTGATCGGGGTCGCGATCTGTGCGCCCGTGGTAACCGGCGGAGTCACTTTGTCGCTCATCGCATTCTTCACGGCAACCTTCATCGCAAGCTTCGCGGCGCAACTGGGCCGAGACTGGCCGATATTGTCGGGCGCACGGACGCTGCCGGTCGTCCTCGTCACGCTGTTCGGAATTGCGCAAGCGGAGAACTGGGGTGCGTCCGTATCGGAGGCGATACCGCTTTTGATCGTGTCTGCCATCGTCGCCACGTTTGGGATCGGTAGTTCGGTGGAGTTGTTGCGTCGCAACGTCGCAGATGTCATGGCGACAGCGATGATGGCGGCATCGGCGATTCCGGTCCTGGTCGTGGGTGCTCTGTTCGAGCCGTGGACTGCAACGCTCGTGCACGGTCTTGTGGCACTCGGATGTCTGCTGGTGATCGCTGTGGGCACGTGGCTCCCCGCCGGCGCCAAGATCGTCCTTGCGGTGGTCGGTTCACTGGCACTTCTGCAGGCAGTGTTGGTCCCGACGTCGGTCGAACTCCGTCCGCTCGCGCTGCTCGTGGTTGCCGCGGTGTTGGTGGTCGCCGCGTATCGCACGTCGTCCGTGTTGGCCTACTTCGTCGGCGTAGCGTTCGCCGCCTTGGGGGCGCTCGGATATGTCGTCGTGTCACCCCCGGCTTCGATCACGGACTCACGCTATGCGGTAGATGAATTCGGTGTCGTTCTCGCCGGATTGCTACTGGTGGCGGTCGCGGCGGGCCTGGTGTACGTCGCTGCACAGCTGAAAATCGCTGACAAGAATCTGCAGGCGTTCTGGGTCGGGGCCGGCCTTGTGTCGCTGTACGCGCTGACATCGGCGACCGTTGCACTCGGACTTGTGGCAATCGGAGGTATGACGGGATTCGTCGCAGGACATTGCGCGGCCACGATCGAATGGATGGCAGTAGCGATGGCGCTGTTGGTCCTTGGATTGCGTAGTGAGAAGTATGCTCACACAGCGTTGTTGGCTGGCCTGTCGTTGACGGCGGCATCCGTTGCGAAGCTGTTCCTCTTCGACCTGGTTGCGCTCGACGGACTGTTCCGTGTTTGCGCGTTCATCGTCGTCGGATTGCTTCTACTCTTCGCCGGAACGCGATACGCGAAGGTGTTCGCGGATCGGGCAGCGAGCTGACGACTGTGCGCGGAAAACCATGCTGTGCTGTGGGTTTCCGCGCACGGATCAGAGGTACGTTTCGCCCAGTCCCAATTTCTGCTGAACTCGCTTCATCCACTTCGGAGCCCACCACGCGCTATCGCCGAGAAGCTTCATCACCGAGGGCACCAAGAACATTCGAATCACGGTGGCATCGATGATGAGGGCAGCGATCATTCCGTAGGCGATGTACTTCATCATGACCAGATCGGAGAACGCGAAGGAACCGGTCACCACGATGAGGATGAGCGCAGCAGCAGTGATGATCCGGCCCGAATGGGCGGTACCGATCTTCACGGCTTCAGTTGTGCTGGCCCCCTTCTCTCTCGCTTCGATCATGCGGGAGAGTAGGAAAACCTCGTAGTCCGTGGACAATCCGAACACGATGGCACCGATCAAGAGGAGAATCATCGCCATGATCGGGCCGGGCGTGAAGTTCATCAGGCTCGCACCGTGGCCGTCGATGAAGATCCAGGTCAGTATGCCCATTGTCGCGCCCAAGCCGAGAGCGGTCATCAACACGGCCTTGATGGGCAACACAAGCGAGCCGAAGGTCAGGAACATCAACAGCGTCACGATCAACACGACGAGTAGCGCCGTCAGCGGGAGACGGTCCTCCAGTGCAGCGATCGAGTCGTACTCGATGGCAGGCGTCCCCGCGACTGACACCGTTGCACCGTCCGGGATTTCCATGCTTCTCAGGTGCTCGATGGCCTCGGCGGAATCGTTTCTATCTTCGAGTCCGGCTTTGAATATGATGATCCCGTCTTTGCTCGACCCCTCGGGTGTGAACTTCTCGATAAGGCCCGGGGCCTCGTTCGCCTGGTTCGTGATTTGCCCGAGGGACGCGCCCTGAGCACCCTGGATGACGAGCTTGATCGGTTCGGTGCGCTGACCGGGGAAGAATTCGTCGAACTGCTCCTGGGCGACGCGCGTCGGGTTGTCCGGTGGCAGATAGGTTTCGTTGATCCCGCCGAATTCGATCTTGCTGACCGGGAGCGTGAGGACGAGCAACCCGAGCACGATGACGACAGCGACCTTGATCGGCCTGCGCATCACCCACTCGGTCAGCTTGCCCCACATGCCGTTCTCGATCTCCGCGGACGACTTGGTCTTCCGAATGAACTTGAATCCGAATGCGTCGACTCGCGGGCCGAGGATCGCAAGCAGTGCAGGGAGAACGGTGACCGCCGTCAGTGCAGCGAGTGCGACCGTGGCGATGGATCCGTAGGCGACCGACTTCAGGAATCCGTGTGGGAACACCAGTAGCCCACCGAGGCTCGCGACGATCATCGTTGCCGAGAAGACCACGGTGCGGCCGGCTGTCATGACCGAACGCCGCACTGCGTCGCGGGTCGACCGTCCGTCTCCGAGTTCCTCACGGAACCTGGAGACGATGAACAAGCCGTAGTCGATCGCAAGACCGAGGCCCACCATCGACACCACCGGCGCGACGAATGTGTTGACCTCGGTGAAGTTGGTGAACACACGCACGATTCCGTTGGCGCCGACGACCGTCAGACCGCCCACGATCAACGGAAGTGCCGCGGCGACGACACCTCCGAATACGAAGAACAGCAGTATCGCTACCGCGGGAATCGCGAGAATTTCCATCCGATGGATGTCCTCGGACATTGTCGACTGCAGGGCGCCCGCCACTGCTTGCAGACCGGCCACCTGCACGTCGACGCCGTCGATGTAGAAGACATCTTTGACGGCCTGAAAGTTGTTGGTCAGCTCTGTGTCGTTGTCGCCGACGATCGCGATGCTGGCAATGGCATGTTGTCGATCCGCGGTCGCCAGCGCGGGAACACTGAGCGTGCCCTCGACGGGGAAGTATGTGCCGTTGATCTTCAGAATCTGATCGGGATGTTCGGCGACAAGGGTTTCCAGATTGTCGGCAACTGCAGCGCTGAATTGGGGATCGTCGACGGTCCTGCCCTCGGGTGCCGTGTACAGCACGATGACGTCGCCCTGTGTGTCTCGGCCGAAGGTGCTGTCGGCGAGAATGCCGGCTTCGACTGACTCGGAGCCGGGATCGTCGAAACCACCTTGACTCAAATGGTCTTCGAAGCCCACTCCGTATCCGGCCATCGCCAACAAGCCGGCAATCATGACGCCCAGCACTGTGTAGCGCCAGCGGTGGACGAGATCTCCCCAGGTGGCGAACACTCAGGCTGCTCCTCGCAAGTTGTCGGACGGCTGGCGGTGCATCGAACCAAGATCCGTCGTCGAGGTTCGCGCATCGGAACCCTACCGGAGGGTGTTGCGGCCGCCGACCGACCAGCGCGTCGATCTACTGTCGTCGCTCCCGCGCAAGCAATTCGCTGACGCTCAGTGCTTGTCGACCGTCACCGCCGCGGTGCTTGCCGCTGTCGTTGTCGGCCGTGGCGTCTGCATCGTCGGGTTCGGCGGCTCGACGGGATGGTTGCGGAGCGGTCGAATCCGGTGTTGCACCACCCGATCGTGATCGGTTCGGCGCGTCCTCGGGCGTCGGGTTGCGAGGCGCATTCCGCGTCGAGATGTCGTAGCGGGCACGGGGTGTGCTCGGAAGTCGTTCTTGTTCATGCCCGCTCGACCCATGTCCGTTTGCAGTGGGGCTGTCCGGTCTCACTCGTGGATCGTTGCCACCGTTCGCGCTACCGGCACTTTGCGAGTATCCGCGAATGCCCCCGGGCCTTGGACTGCTGTTCGAGCCAGCGGTGTCCGGCGTGGGTCTGCTGGCACTGCGGTCGGGGCCGCCGGGAGCTGAGCCGGTGCCGTAGGGCTGACGGCCGTTGGTGGCCGAACTGTTGCTGCCCGACCCGTTGACGGTGGGCGAGTAGTGCCCGTTCCGTGCCGATGTTCCGCTCGAGACAGGACTGTCGCTATCGGAACCCTTGGGCACCTCCGGGCCCTGTACTTCTGAACGCTGTGTTACTGAACGCTGGGGCTCGGATTGGGGCTTGTCGGATGGTGCTCGGAGATCTGCGAGCCAGCTCTCGATGGACCTCGGATCCGGCACGGGCGTGCGATGACCGTTCGACCGCGCGGGCTCGCGAGCAGGGGACTGCGCCGGTGCCGGGGGCGCCTGCGGAGCCGGTCGTGCCGGTGGGGTCGTTTCTGCCTGTGGGGTCGACACCCCATGTGGGGTGGACACTGCGGGCGGAACCTGGGGCTCACGTGTGGCAGGCTGCTGCGACCGCCACGCCGGCTCCGCCTGCTGGTCGACGATCGGGGCGCGCGCGGGCCTACCCGTTGCCGACCGACGCTCGTCTTCCTTGGCCACGTGAGTGGCGCGAATCGGCCCCGAACCTACCGGTGCGACGACCGGAATAGGTTCGGTGAGTGGCTCACTCGGGCGCGCCGCCGGCCGTATCGGCGGTGCGACGGTGGTACGTGCAACCCCGCCTACGGTTGCGAGCTCCGGGACGTCTGCCGGCATGAGCTCGTCCTCGAGGATCGTCTCGCCGAGGCCGAGCTTCTGCTGGATACGCTTCATCCACGCAGGTGCCCACCAGCAGTCGTCGCCGAGCAGTTTCATGGTCGCAGGCACGAGGAACATCCGGATCAAGGTGGCGTCGATGATGAGTGCGGCGATCATGCCGTAGGCGATGTACTTCATCATCACCAGATCCGAGAACGCGAATGCTCCGGTCACAACGATCAAAATGAGTGCCGCAGCGGTGATGATGCGCCCGGTATGCGAGGTACCGACGCGGATGGCTTCGCTGGTACTCGCGCCTTTCTCTCGGGCTTCCACCATGCGCGAGAGCAGGAACACTTCGTAATCGGTGGACAACCCGAACACAATCGAGATGATCAGCACCAGAACCGGAGCCATGATCGGACCGGGCGTGAAGTTCATGAAACTGGCGCCGTTGCCGTCGATGAATATCCACGTCAAGATGCCCATCGTCGCACCGAGGCCGAGCGTCGTCATGAGGACGGCCTTGATCGGCAACACCAACGATCCGAAGGTCAAGAACATCAGGAGCGTCACGATGAACACGACGAGAATCGCCATCAGCGGAAGGTTGTCGATCAATGCCGCGATCGAGTCCTGCTCGATGACGGGCGTACCGGTGATCATGACCGTCGCGCCCTCGGGGACGTCGATACTGCGCAGATAGTCGATGGCCGGTGTCGAGTCGTTCCGGTCGACCAGTCCGGCCTTGAAAACGATGATTCCGTCTTTGCTGGCGCCCGTCGGCGAGAACTTCTCGATGAGCCCGGGCGCCTGGTTCAGTTGGCTGGTGATCGCAGCCAGATTCGCGCCCTGAGCGTTCTCGATGACCGCCTTGATCGGCTCGGTGCGCTGACCGGGGAACAAGGTGTCGAACTCGGTCTGTGCCTGCCGGGTGACGTTGTCCGGCGGCAGGTAGGTCTCGTTGATTCCACCGAACTTGATGTTGCCCACGGGCAATGTCAGCAGTACCAAGCCGAGGACGATGGGGATGGTGACCTTG is part of the Rhodococcus sovatensis genome and encodes:
- a CDS encoding glycosyltransferase produces the protein MRIVQLANFYGPRSGGLRTAIDQLGAGYTARGHEVTLVVPGAVASEEVLPSGVLRITRPARKIPFTGGYRAVDPRTTADITAALRPDVIEVSDRLTLRGMGAWASRRGVHSVMISHERLDRLLGQVFPHAVARAFADVANRRTADSYDTVVCTTAFARREFERIGARNVSEVPLGVDLDIFHPTRRIDNSRNGGSSVDGFRSPWHGDAERLLVHCGRLSVEKRVDRSIDSVAALVDSGIDVRLVIAGDGPRRSGLERRARGLPVEFLGFVHGREELAALLASADAAVAPGPHETFGLAALESLASGTPVVVSKSSALADIVTSECGGRFDDTAGGLASELSRVFELSNAAGRTAARARAEQFGWPASVDGMLEVLEHGNHAHGPLSLGHGGEGFAGV
- a CDS encoding DUF2339 domain-containing protein; its protein translation is MTTPAIDPRLISGLASQFATLSEQMRRVSGDLGVLQAQIVAPVPRQPVQQHPAPPYPQAHAQPPYPQPAYPQPTHPQQTHPQAQPQQAQPQQPPTPPRAPAVRPRPHAPSRRATSTKKSEPWWQRDGVISRVLAVAGAGVTLIGVVMLLVLAAQAGWFGPELRVGAGAVFSIALVYIGSRIYGKSGGRIGGIATAATGIAGLYLDVVAVTVLYEWLEPVIGLIAAFGIAAAGVALAVSWRSQPMAVLILIGVAICAPVVTGGVTLSLIAFFTATFIASFAAQLGRDWPILSGARTLPVVLVTLFGIAQAENWGASVSEAIPLLIVSAIVATFGIGSSVELLRRNVADVMATAMMAASAIPVLVVGALFEPWTATLVHGLVALGCLLVIAVGTWLPAGAKIVLAVVGSLALLQAVLVPTSVELRPLALLVVAAVLVVAAYRTSSVLAYFVGVAFAALGALGYVVVSPPASITDSRYAVDEFGVVLAGLLLVAVAAGLVYVAAQLKIADKNLQAFWVGAGLVSLYALTSATVALGLVAIGGMTGFVAGHCAATIEWMAVAMALLVLGLRSEKYAHTALLAGLSLTAASVAKLFLFDLVALDGLFRVCAFIVVGLLLLFAGTRYAKVFADRAAS
- a CDS encoding MMPL family transporter — encoded protein: MFATWGDLVHRWRYTVLGVMIAGLLAMAGYGVGFEDHLSQGGFDDPGSESVEAGILADSTFGRDTQGDVIVLYTAPEGRTVDDPQFSAAVADNLETLVAEHPDQILKINGTYFPVEGTLSVPALATADRQHAIASIAIVGDNDTELTNNFQAVKDVFYIDGVDVQVAGLQAVAGALQSTMSEDIHRMEILAIPAVAILLFFVFGGVVAAALPLIVGGLTVVGANGIVRVFTNFTEVNTFVAPVVSMVGLGLAIDYGLFIVSRFREELGDGRSTRDAVRRSVMTAGRTVVFSATMIVASLGGLLVFPHGFLKSVAYGSIATVALAALTAVTVLPALLAILGPRVDAFGFKFIRKTKSSAEIENGMWGKLTEWVMRRPIKVAVVIVLGLLVLTLPVSKIEFGGINETYLPPDNPTRVAQEQFDEFFPGQRTEPIKLVIQGAQGASLGQITNQANEAPGLIEKFTPEGSSKDGIIIFKAGLEDRNDSAEAIEHLRSMEIPDGATVSVAGTPAIEYDSIAALEDRLPLTALLVVLIVTLLMFLTFGSLVLPIKAVLMTALGLGATMGILTWIFIDGHGASLMNFTPGPIMAMILLLIGAIVFGLSTDYEVFLLSRMIEAREKGASTTEAVKIGTAHSGRIITAAALILIVVTGSFAFSDLVMMKYIAYGMIAALIIDATVIRMFLVPSVMKLLGDSAWWAPKWMKRVQQKLGLGETYL
- a CDS encoding DUF1707 domain-containing protein codes for the protein MEARDLRVSDAEKEHVGQLLQRAVGQGMLSLGEFTERMDTALAAKTRGELNSVLADLPGMQIAEQHRPPSWQPSPPTAQPHAAQPHAAQSYGPQTYASQSYSPHGYTSRPHSTQSSTNDIVRGTMSTVTRKGPWHVPPQLGIQSKMSTVTLDFTQAIMSSQVVEVTVDDYCSTLSIIVPQEATVDLNAVETVGGSASNKVRTGPPIGPLHVVVRGKIRFGSVTAKHPFGTSIRRMLGH